One genomic segment of Leishmania mexicana MHOM/GT/2001/U1103 complete genome, chromosome 2 includes these proteins:
- a CDS encoding putative FtsJ-like methyltransferase: protein MGRASKDKRDIYYRRAKEEGYRARSAYKLLQINEEFNILSPAEIRTGAVDLCAAPGSWSQVLAQHFKMIGANAAAAAAEGDSLLAQTPRVVAVDLQEMAPIDGVTLLQGDITSEVTAREIIRLLNAPTSTGVTRTDDEPQPASSYFSSSAPSPALGASLRKADIVLCDGAPDVTGMHELDEYLQHHLLLAALHITTFVLRAGGCFLTKMFRGPNTAFLVAKSELFFQQVRVVKPKSSRNASMESFLLCQGFRMPLGYVPRFVGAAAPSSAATGCSRGAASTSAGCGSRVEADNAKGTEEERSEMATVSGGPLRASGFTPEAPSYCYDTTAPFSHASDGDAAAAATGQDVAGHDQNTSCTLADRVLAPFLSCGDLSGFDADMCYDRDEEADVLEPVQPPLQAPYLAAAAALPSRLAGVADGRDTEADGSQQKRIRVESPTATAGRDSSTGGEEQQ from the coding sequence ATGGGTCGCGCATCCAAGGATAAGCGCGATATATACTACCGCAGGgccaaggaggagggctACCGTGCTCGCAGCGCGTACAAGCTGCTCCAGATCAATGAGGAGTTCAACATCCTGAGCCCGGCCGAGATCCGCACCGGGGCGGTGGACCTGTGTGCCGCGCCTGGCAGCTGGTCGCAGGTGCTTGCCCAGCACTTTAAGATGATCGGCGCGaatgccgcggcggcggcggcagagggggACTCTCTGCTGGCGCAGACgccgcgcgtggtggcggtggaccTGCAAGAGATGGCCCCCATCGACGGGGTCACACTCCTTCAGGGGGACATAACGAGCGAGGTGACCGCGCGCGAGATTATTCGGCTGCTGAACGCGCCGACGTCGACGGGGGTGACGCGCACCGATGACGAGCCGCAGCCTGCCAGCAGCTatttctcttcctctgccccTTCTCCCGCGCTCGGTGCGTCACTGCGGAAGGCGGACATTGTCCTCTGCGACGGCGCCCCCGATGTGACGGGTATGCATGAGCTGGACGAGtacctgcagcaccacctactgctggcggcgctgcacatcACCACGTTCGTGCTACGGGCCGGTGGCTGCTTCCTGACGAAGATGTTCCGCGGCCCCAACaccgccttcctcgtcgcGAAAAGCGAGCTCTTCTTTCAACAGGTGCGCGTCGTGAAGCCCAAGTCCTCACGCAACGCGTCCATGGAGAGCTTTCTTCTCTGCCAGGGCTTTCGCATGCCGCTCGGGTACGTGCCTCGCTtcgttggcgctgccgcgccctcctctgccgctaCCGGCTGCTCGAGGGGTGCGGCATCGACGAgcgccggctgcggctcACGCGTAGAAGCTGATAATGCGAAGGGCACGGAGGAAGAGCGGAGCGAGATGGCCACCGTGAGCGGCGGCCCACTCCGCGCCAGCGGCTTCACGCCGGAGGCACCGTCGTACTGCTACGACACGACTGCGCCCTTCTCACACGCGTCGGAtggtgacgccgccgcagcggcaacaggGCAAGATGTCGCGGGCCACGACCAAAACACGTCTTGCACGCTCGCGGACCGGGTCCTCGCCCCGTTCCTCTCCTGCGGCGACCTTTCTGGCTTTGACGCGGACATGTGCTACGACAGGGATGAGGAGGCCGACGTGCTGGAGCcggtgcagccgccgctgcaagCACCGTActtggccgctgccgctgctttgCCGTCACGGCTGGCAGGGGTCGCCGATGGTCGTGACACGGAGGCGGACGGGTCGCAGCAGAAAAGGATTCGCGTGGAGTCGCCGACGGCTACCGCAGGtcgcgacagcagcaccgggggagaagagcagcagtgA